Proteins co-encoded in one Actinomadura luteofluorescens genomic window:
- a CDS encoding AAA family ATPase: MPLPEHLELLVTDEPMLDLWSVGPWRVPDGLFEEIGARVDKLVADPRCADLTSIKSANLKTPAPLVVAELVITIEFLLGASAVRTGSHSSLKRQCLGDYYKTGRGALSTAKDWYVSGGEFLPLNWLADAPDLDLAVRLNRVSLDVLEGIEPLEARRKALMRLFDDPPPELTGMKQAARAEAWAARADDDTVAALPELAGPTGYLEWVWSGLRPLHEHLLEAAPHEESTDRLLMSLLRNAGLDAVPVELSAVLGEEAFRDLLDRFAAQRAGYDRDSWVAETGGWLGRALGAGEPEACRRWLDLAARFMGAVGGLPGNAQYPDGARLPVVSFMRQLKRLHAPRRRVVNPVMSTLTSAPQPPDDAEHQDEDASFGLVGQPDVVAALKGVSTDAGNVRLLLVGPDGTGKRDAAAEVARLLAGRVPKDPLWQAGDHYAGKSASDATTKMMDAVRSCVGERLLIIDGLDDLARDDDAGAAALEELHRAIDVRDGLHVVALCEPGGGEAVSEVNPALALRFTTVPTHSFDADGFAELFRRALRERGAWADEDALSAAGELLVRTPPVRNLRNARLAPYLAGLVLAAVRERTEPGEELLVTSADLPASLGEAGKAADPVAELNALVGLDAVKQEIELVAARVRAGRLRRDAGLPVASAPALHMVFTGNPGTGKTVVARLVARIFKELGVLSSGHLVEASRAQLVGRYIGQTAPKTRDVVQSAVGGVLFIDEAYSLTRSASENDYGPEAIAELLKALEDHRDDLVVIVAGYESEMERFLGANPGLASRFPTRVRFPDFSDAELVEIFTGQAAAAGVEPSADALGKVTELLRRSPRVRSFGNARVMRNLCERAVALQARRLTALDAPSADDLTALGPQDIPDVLSGTTRVQPVNDPFAELDALVGLDEVKEEVHRLIAEAHAADLRRDVGAKPAAPTRHMVFTGNPGTAKTTVARLVAAVYAELGLLSSGHMVEASRVDLVGPYLGQTAPRVRAVVEQALGGVLFVDEAYALASDAYGQEAIATLIQLMEEYRGDLVVIAAGYEREMRRFLAANSGLESRFPKRIAFPDYTDTELAEIFRHLAAAEGFTLAPDVPDRLRALLRTSSRGPSFGNGRLMRNLLDAAIARQAQRITAGDRPDDAEITTLRAADLRPVTPETRSKNVGLYL; this comes from the coding sequence ATGCCACTACCGGAACATCTGGAACTGCTCGTCACCGACGAGCCGATGCTGGATCTGTGGTCGGTCGGCCCGTGGCGGGTCCCGGACGGGCTGTTCGAGGAGATCGGTGCGCGCGTCGACAAGCTGGTGGCCGATCCGCGGTGCGCGGATCTGACCAGCATCAAGAGCGCCAACCTGAAGACGCCGGCTCCTCTCGTGGTGGCCGAGCTCGTCATCACGATCGAGTTCCTGTTGGGCGCGTCGGCGGTCCGCACCGGTTCGCATTCGTCGCTGAAGCGGCAGTGCCTCGGCGATTACTACAAGACGGGCCGCGGGGCCCTGAGCACTGCCAAGGACTGGTACGTCAGCGGGGGAGAGTTCCTTCCGCTGAACTGGCTGGCCGATGCGCCGGATCTCGATCTCGCGGTGCGGTTGAACCGCGTGTCGCTGGACGTCCTCGAAGGCATAGAGCCGCTGGAGGCGAGGCGGAAGGCGCTGATGCGCCTCTTCGACGACCCGCCACCCGAACTTACCGGCATGAAGCAGGCGGCCCGTGCCGAGGCGTGGGCGGCGCGGGCCGATGACGACACGGTGGCGGCACTTCCTGAACTCGCCGGACCGACCGGATATCTGGAGTGGGTCTGGTCAGGGCTGCGGCCGCTGCACGAGCATCTGCTGGAGGCCGCCCCGCACGAGGAGTCGACGGACCGCCTGCTCATGAGCCTTCTCCGCAATGCCGGGCTCGACGCTGTTCCCGTCGAGCTCTCGGCCGTCCTCGGTGAGGAAGCCTTCCGCGACCTGCTGGACCGTTTCGCCGCCCAGCGCGCCGGTTATGACCGGGACTCCTGGGTGGCCGAGACCGGGGGCTGGCTCGGCAGGGCGTTGGGGGCAGGTGAGCCAGAGGCCTGCAGGCGCTGGCTGGATCTGGCGGCGCGTTTCATGGGCGCGGTCGGCGGTCTTCCTGGGAACGCCCAGTATCCGGACGGAGCCAGGCTTCCGGTCGTGAGCTTCATGCGGCAGCTCAAGCGGCTCCACGCTCCGCGCCGCCGCGTCGTCAACCCGGTGATGTCCACTCTCACGTCGGCCCCTCAACCGCCGGACGATGCGGAACACCAGGACGAGGATGCCTCCTTCGGGCTGGTCGGCCAGCCCGACGTCGTCGCCGCGCTGAAGGGCGTCTCCACGGACGCGGGGAACGTCCGGCTCCTGCTGGTCGGCCCGGACGGCACCGGCAAGCGGGACGCCGCCGCCGAGGTCGCCCGGCTGCTCGCCGGTCGCGTCCCCAAGGACCCGCTCTGGCAGGCCGGCGACCACTACGCCGGCAAGAGCGCCTCGGACGCCACGACGAAGATGATGGACGCCGTCCGGAGCTGCGTCGGCGAACGACTCTTGATCATCGATGGCCTGGACGACCTGGCGCGCGACGACGACGCCGGGGCGGCCGCCCTCGAGGAGCTGCACCGGGCCATCGACGTCCGGGACGGCCTCCACGTCGTCGCGTTGTGCGAGCCGGGCGGCGGCGAGGCGGTCAGCGAGGTCAATCCCGCGCTGGCGCTGCGGTTCACGACGGTGCCCACCCACTCCTTCGACGCCGACGGCTTCGCGGAGCTGTTCCGCCGCGCGCTGCGCGAGCGCGGGGCCTGGGCGGACGAGGACGCGCTGAGCGCGGCGGGAGAACTGCTGGTCCGGACGCCTCCGGTGCGCAATCTCCGCAATGCCCGCCTCGCGCCCTATCTCGCCGGGCTCGTTCTCGCGGCGGTGCGCGAGCGGACGGAACCAGGTGAGGAACTCCTCGTCACGAGTGCCGACCTTCCCGCCTCCCTCGGCGAGGCGGGTAAGGCAGCCGACCCTGTGGCCGAGCTGAACGCGCTGGTCGGCCTGGACGCGGTCAAGCAGGAGATCGAACTCGTCGCCGCCCGCGTCCGGGCCGGGAGGCTGCGCCGGGACGCGGGGCTGCCCGTCGCATCGGCGCCCGCCCTCCACATGGTCTTCACCGGCAACCCCGGCACCGGCAAGACGGTCGTCGCGCGACTGGTCGCCAGGATCTTCAAGGAGCTCGGGGTGCTGTCGTCCGGGCACCTGGTGGAGGCGTCCCGCGCTCAGCTCGTCGGCCGGTACATCGGCCAGACCGCGCCGAAGACCCGCGACGTCGTGCAGAGCGCGGTCGGCGGCGTGCTGTTCATCGACGAGGCGTACTCGCTCACCCGGAGCGCCTCCGAGAACGACTACGGCCCCGAGGCGATCGCCGAACTGCTGAAGGCGCTGGAGGACCATCGCGACGACCTGGTGGTCATCGTCGCCGGGTACGAGAGCGAGATGGAGCGCTTCCTCGGCGCGAATCCGGGTCTGGCCTCCAGGTTCCCCACCAGGGTCCGGTTCCCCGACTTCTCCGACGCCGAACTCGTCGAGATCTTCACCGGCCAGGCCGCCGCGGCGGGCGTGGAGCCGTCCGCGGACGCGCTCGGCAAGGTCACCGAGCTGCTCCGGCGCTCGCCGCGCGTCCGGTCCTTCGGCAACGCCCGCGTCATGCGCAACCTGTGCGAACGCGCCGTCGCGTTGCAGGCCCGCCGACTCACCGCGCTCGACGCGCCCTCCGCCGACGACCTGACCGCCCTCGGCCCGCAGGACATCCCGGACGTGCTGAGCGGCACCACCCGCGTCCAGCCCGTCAACGACCCGTTCGCCGAACTCGACGCGCTCGTCGGGCTGGACGAGGTCAAGGAGGAGGTCCACCGGCTGATCGCCGAGGCCCACGCGGCCGACCTGCGCCGCGACGTCGGCGCGAAGCCCGCCGCGCCCACCCGGCACATGGTGTTCACCGGCAATCCCGGCACCGCCAAGACGACCGTCGCCCGGCTCGTCGCGGCCGTCTACGCGGAGCTGGGCCTGCTGTCCAGCGGCCACATGGTCGAGGCGTCCCGCGTCGATCTGGTCGGCCCGTATCTCGGGCAGACCGCGCCCCGCGTCCGCGCCGTCGTGGAGCAGGCCCTGGGCGGCGTCCTCTTCGTGGACGAGGCGTACGCGCTGGCGTCCGACGCCTACGGGCAGGAGGCCATCGCCACCCTGATCCAGCTCATGGAGGAGTACCGGGGCGACCTCGTCGTCATCGCCGCGGGATACGAACGCGAGATGCGCCGCTTCCTCGCCGCCAACTCGGGCTTGGAATCACGCTTCCCCAAGCGCATCGCCTTCCCCGACTACACCGACACCGAACTCGCCGAGATCTTCCGGCACCTCGCCGCGGCCGAAGGGTTCACCCTGGCCCCGGACGTCCCCGACCGGCTCCGCGCCCTGCTCCGCACCAGTTCACGCGGGCCGTCCTTCGGCAACGGCCGGCTCATGCGCAACCTCCTCGACGCCGCCATCGCCAGGCAGGCGCAGCGCATCACCGCCGGCGACCGCCCGGACGACGCCGAGATCACCACGCTGCGCGCCGCCGACCTGCGACCCGTCACCCCCGAGACGCGTTCCAAGAACGTGGGCCTGTATCTCTGA
- a CDS encoding alpha/beta hydrolase, producing the protein MKRPSVLAAFALTIPPLMAVPGSAAASTIAWRACGSTGAECGTVTVPMDWSHPDGRKLSLAVTRRKATKARVGTLLYNPGGPGTGAADLVRDWAPQFFSPRLRERFDIVGIDPRGVGGSGQISCRMPVHDPQMTQFPSTEREYERMVARNRAVGKSCDPLIRYVDTMSVARDFDAVRAALGERKVSYLGRSYGSMLGTQYARLFPDRIRTMALDGVVDHGMPSRRLTGQAASAVEDSFDRFAAWCARTTDCELHGRPVAKVWDALVHRAERRPLPVPGGRPLTAEELRYSVYAMLTLFPEFGQGLARGIAEADRDDSSLLGRMRDQALYDPASTAAYRAILCQDIDPQVSGFGELRRRERMVRRRAPHMGGTSEFWDMTTGCIGWPVRPADPQRPVHIRDAPPVLLVGNTHDPATPLGWARSLSRGIRGSQVLAYDGDGHTAYLRNRCATSGIDRYLVTGALPSVQSCPADPQP; encoded by the coding sequence ATGAAGCGACCCTCTGTGCTGGCGGCGTTCGCCCTGACCATCCCGCCCTTGATGGCCGTCCCGGGAAGCGCGGCGGCGAGCACGATCGCCTGGCGGGCCTGCGGGAGCACCGGCGCCGAGTGCGGGACGGTGACGGTGCCCATGGACTGGTCCCACCCGGACGGGCGGAAGCTCTCGCTGGCCGTGACCCGCCGGAAGGCGACCAAGGCCCGTGTCGGCACGCTGCTGTACAACCCCGGCGGCCCCGGCACGGGCGCTGCCGACCTGGTCCGCGACTGGGCACCGCAGTTCTTCTCACCCCGGTTGCGGGAGCGGTTCGACATCGTCGGCATCGACCCGCGGGGTGTCGGCGGCAGCGGACAGATCTCTTGCAGGATGCCCGTGCACGATCCGCAAATGACCCAGTTTCCCAGCACCGAGCGTGAGTATGAGCGCATGGTGGCCCGGAACAGGGCGGTCGGAAAGAGCTGCGATCCGCTCATCCGGTACGTCGACACCATGAGCGTGGCGCGTGACTTCGACGCCGTGCGCGCCGCTCTGGGGGAAAGGAAGGTCAGCTACCTGGGACGGTCGTACGGCAGCATGCTCGGCACCCAGTACGCGCGGCTGTTCCCCGACCGCATCCGCACCATGGCACTGGACGGTGTAGTGGACCACGGCATGCCGTCCCGCCGTCTGACGGGCCAGGCGGCATCGGCCGTAGAGGACTCCTTCGACCGGTTCGCGGCCTGGTGCGCGCGGACAACCGACTGCGAACTGCACGGCCGTCCCGTCGCGAAAGTGTGGGACGCGCTCGTTCACAGGGCCGAACGCCGTCCCCTGCCGGTCCCCGGTGGGCGGCCGCTGACAGCCGAGGAACTGCGCTACAGCGTCTACGCGATGCTGACGCTCTTCCCCGAGTTTGGGCAGGGGCTCGCAAGGGGCATCGCCGAAGCCGACAGGGACGATTCCTCGCTGCTCGGGCGGATGCGGGACCAGGCGCTTTACGACCCGGCGAGCACGGCCGCCTACAGAGCGATCCTGTGCCAGGACATCGACCCGCAAGTGTCCGGCTTCGGCGAGTTGCGCAGGCGTGAGCGCATGGTCCGGCGGCGTGCCCCGCACATGGGCGGGACGTCGGAGTTCTGGGACATGACGACCGGGTGCATCGGCTGGCCCGTCCGCCCGGCCGATCCTCAGCGTCCGGTGCACATCCGCGACGCGCCGCCCGTCCTGCTGGTGGGCAACACCCACGACCCGGCCACGCCCCTGGGGTGGGCGAGGAGCCTGAGCCGCGGCATCCGTGGCTCGCAGGTCCTCGCCTACGACGGCGACGGGCACACCGCCTACCTCCGCAACCGCTGCGCGACCTCCGGCATCGACCGCTACCTGGTCACCGGCGCGCTCCCGAGCGTCCAGTCCTGCCCCGCCGACCCGCAGCCATAG
- a CDS encoding trypco2 family protein: protein MGELGLAESIAALRAELMEALEAGKGSEFAFGVGQIQLEFHVGVTRQGGASGKAKFWVLELGGDGSYRREEMQRVTVTLEPPLDGDGRPIKVTRDLGNKP, encoded by the coding sequence ATGGGTGAGCTCGGTCTTGCCGAGAGCATTGCCGCGCTTCGCGCGGAGTTGATGGAGGCTCTGGAGGCGGGGAAGGGGTCGGAGTTCGCTTTCGGTGTCGGCCAGATCCAGCTGGAGTTCCACGTCGGGGTCACGCGCCAGGGCGGGGCGTCCGGCAAGGCGAAGTTCTGGGTTCTCGAACTGGGCGGCGACGGGTCCTACCGGCGCGAGGAGATGCAGCGCGTGACGGTGACGCTGGAGCCGCCGCTCGACGGCGACGGACGCCCGATCAAGGTGACCCGGGACCTGGGGAACAAGCCCTGA
- a CDS encoding tetratricopeptide repeat protein yields the protein MAELTARAVEILRRSPAGRWNVGSGYLVGRRWVLSAAHNVMDAATLLVRRVDETELPAEVVMVDEPGDIALLAVSGDSVPDDLPPVRFARVDRSRTGQVGPCWAIGFPRWKERPRGPSEVPRRESAQVSGSIPTGSNLRANLMELGVSRMPQSAGGRGVSEWQGMSGALVFADDGSGDEFAVGLVVEHHLSEGPSVLTVAPLDRWADMMRDTPWGRELGLGNLARLPRPQRPRPFSSGHVNLSRSLPDFTDRDEVIAKAGALLTDRLTETCPLVVLHGMAGVGKTELANELAHRLASTFTHARIRVDVAAAATADAATVEVLAAFGLSGKEMPRDPAQRRREYQTRMRQGPSLLLLDNVSEARQAAPLLPETPGTAVIVTSRATLASLDGADRLRLDPLPDPEGLRLFERIVGTEVVRRDRPSTLTIIELLAGLPLAIRIAAAHLVMRRASPARYLSELQDETRRISRLQGEDRGVRSSFELSYRSLRPDTARLFRHLGVLAGGDFTAELVARTGDVDDEDAERMLGELTDRHLIEVAGDDRYRLHDLLRLYAGERMADEESASARQAAFRRSLSWYGDRLHEWMARPGAHEQPPADAIAWFAEESLNVRASLRAAARAREDGLVIRIAESLYGLIFYRAHWEEMEAVKALAVEAARRAGDAPAELGSLIHLAEARRLLGRGDEAPPLYERALEVVRSMDDPGKEAWVLTHFGDFQCDLDQPGGALDRYAEARAIYRSRDDTAGEIWLAAHIADAYRQLGRHADAARVLEDAMAASERRGDRDEIVWCAWHLALAYDGLGRFADAEAVLRPAVAFHREIENESGLATMLRILGDVHRHAGRPSDARRAYSEALDLLVKINAPTKATELRQILSDLSEAN from the coding sequence ATGGCCGAGCTCACGGCCCGTGCGGTCGAGATCCTGCGCCGGAGTCCCGCCGGCCGGTGGAACGTGGGCTCCGGCTACCTGGTCGGACGGCGGTGGGTGCTGTCGGCGGCGCACAACGTCATGGACGCCGCGACGCTGCTCGTCCGGCGGGTGGACGAGACGGAGCTTCCGGCCGAAGTCGTCATGGTGGACGAACCCGGAGACATCGCCCTACTGGCGGTGTCGGGGGATTCCGTGCCGGACGACCTGCCCCCGGTCCGTTTCGCCCGGGTCGACCGCTCCCGGACGGGCCAGGTCGGCCCGTGCTGGGCGATCGGCTTTCCCAGGTGGAAGGAACGTCCGCGGGGCCCGTCCGAGGTCCCGCGGCGTGAAAGCGCTCAGGTGAGCGGCTCCATCCCGACGGGCTCGAACCTTCGCGCGAACCTCATGGAGTTGGGCGTTTCCCGCATGCCGCAATCGGCCGGCGGGCGAGGCGTCAGCGAATGGCAGGGAATGTCCGGGGCCCTGGTATTCGCCGACGACGGCTCAGGCGACGAATTCGCCGTCGGCCTGGTGGTGGAGCACCATTTGTCAGAGGGGCCGTCCGTCCTCACCGTCGCCCCGCTGGACCGCTGGGCCGACATGATGCGCGACACGCCCTGGGGGCGGGAACTCGGGCTGGGGAACCTGGCGCGCCTCCCGCGCCCGCAACGCCCTCGTCCGTTCTCCTCGGGCCACGTGAACCTGAGCAGATCGCTCCCGGACTTCACCGACCGGGACGAGGTGATCGCGAAGGCGGGGGCCCTGCTCACCGACCGGCTGACCGAGACGTGCCCGCTGGTCGTCCTGCACGGCATGGCGGGGGTCGGGAAGACCGAACTGGCCAACGAGCTCGCCCACAGGCTCGCCTCCACGTTCACGCACGCGCGGATCCGGGTGGACGTGGCCGCGGCCGCCACCGCCGACGCCGCCACCGTGGAGGTTCTGGCCGCGTTCGGACTGTCCGGCAAGGAGATGCCGCGCGATCCCGCGCAGCGCCGGCGCGAGTACCAGACGCGGATGCGCCAGGGGCCCAGCCTGCTGCTGCTCGACAACGTGTCCGAGGCGCGGCAGGCCGCCCCGCTCCTGCCCGAAACGCCCGGCACGGCCGTGATCGTGACCAGCCGGGCCACGCTGGCCTCGCTGGACGGCGCCGACCGGCTCCGGCTCGACCCGCTGCCCGACCCCGAAGGCCTCCGGCTGTTCGAACGCATCGTCGGCACCGAGGTGGTACGCCGCGACCGGCCGTCCACCCTCACGATCATCGAGCTCCTGGCCGGGCTCCCGCTGGCCATCCGCATCGCCGCCGCGCACCTGGTGATGAGACGCGCATCGCCGGCGCGCTACCTGTCGGAACTTCAGGACGAGACCAGGCGTATATCCCGTCTCCAAGGTGAGGACAGGGGAGTGCGCAGCAGTTTCGAACTCAGCTACCGGTCACTGCGGCCCGACACGGCGAGGCTGTTCCGCCATCTGGGCGTTCTGGCGGGCGGAGATTTCACCGCCGAACTGGTCGCACGCACCGGTGACGTGGACGACGAGGACGCCGAGCGCATGCTCGGCGAACTGACGGACCGGCACCTGATCGAGGTCGCGGGAGACGACCGCTACCGCCTCCACGACCTCCTCCGGCTCTACGCCGGGGAACGCATGGCGGACGAGGAGTCCGCGTCCGCCCGGCAGGCGGCGTTCCGGCGCTCACTGAGCTGGTACGGCGACCGCCTGCACGAATGGATGGCACGGCCGGGCGCGCACGAGCAGCCTCCGGCCGACGCGATCGCGTGGTTCGCCGAGGAGTCCCTGAACGTGCGGGCGAGCCTCCGGGCCGCCGCGCGGGCGCGGGAGGACGGGCTCGTCATCAGGATCGCCGAGTCGCTCTACGGACTGATCTTCTACCGCGCGCACTGGGAGGAGATGGAGGCGGTCAAGGCCCTCGCCGTGGAGGCGGCGCGACGCGCGGGAGACGCCCCGGCCGAGCTGGGGTCGCTGATCCACCTGGCCGAGGCGCGCCGGCTCCTCGGGCGCGGGGATGAGGCGCCGCCGCTCTACGAGCGGGCGCTGGAGGTGGTCCGCTCCATGGACGATCCCGGCAAGGAGGCGTGGGTCCTGACCCATTTCGGCGATTTCCAGTGCGACCTCGACCAGCCCGGGGGGGCCCTCGACCGCTACGCCGAGGCGCGGGCGATCTACCGGAGCCGGGACGACACGGCGGGCGAGATCTGGCTGGCCGCGCACATCGCCGACGCGTACCGGCAACTCGGCCGGCACGCGGACGCCGCCCGCGTCCTGGAGGACGCGATGGCCGCTAGCGAACGGCGCGGCGACCGCGACGAGATCGTCTGGTGCGCCTGGCACCTGGCGCTGGCCTACGACGGCCTCGGCCGTTTCGCCGACGCCGAAGCGGTGCTCCGGCCGGCCGTCGCCTTCCACCGGGAGATCGAGAACGAGTCCGGTCTGGCCACCATGCTGCGCATCCTGGGCGACGTCCACCGCCACGCGGGCCGTCCGTCCGACGCCAGGCGAGCCTACTCCGAGGCCCTCGACCTCCTCGTGAAGATCAACGCCCCCACAAAAGCCACCGAACTGCGCCAGATCCTGTCAGACCTCTCAGAAGCGAACTGA
- a CDS encoding WXG100 family type VII secretion target: protein MGDKRGANLGELEELSRLFSKHSRNLDALIKDLNGRTVSSSAAWWGPGADRFRAAWAEAKTAFDRMAIALEEGAQDIKRSQQNIEAATR, encoded by the coding sequence ATGGGCGACAAGCGCGGTGCCAATCTAGGCGAACTCGAAGAACTGTCCCGGCTCTTCAGTAAGCATTCAAGGAATCTGGACGCTCTGATCAAGGACCTCAACGGTCGCACCGTGAGCAGCAGCGCCGCCTGGTGGGGGCCGGGCGCCGACCGTTTCCGAGCGGCCTGGGCCGAGGCCAAGACCGCCTTCGACAGGATGGCGATCGCCTTGGAAGAGGGCGCGCAGGACATCAAACGCTCCCAGCAGAACATCGAAGCCGCCACCCGCTGA
- a CDS encoding PPOX class F420-dependent oxidoreductase — MSLTDLEREYLSTQRLGRLATVGPEGDPQNNPVGFDYNAETGTIDIGGWNLTASRKYRNLRHNDQVAFVVDDLASVEPWRVRGIEIRGRAETTTTDAPRFSGDIIRVHPHTIFTWGIDPATNGMTKRTTK, encoded by the coding sequence ATGAGCCTCACCGACCTCGAACGCGAATATCTCTCCACCCAGCGCCTCGGCCGCCTCGCCACCGTAGGCCCCGAGGGCGACCCGCAGAACAACCCGGTCGGTTTCGACTACAACGCCGAGACCGGCACGATCGACATCGGCGGCTGGAACCTCACCGCGTCCCGCAAGTACCGCAACCTGCGCCACAACGACCAGGTCGCCTTCGTCGTGGACGACCTGGCCTCCGTCGAACCGTGGCGGGTACGAGGCATCGAGATCCGCGGCCGCGCCGAAACCACGACCACGGACGCCCCCCGTTTCAGCGGCGACATCATCCGCGTCCACCCGCACACCATCTTCACCTGGGGAATCGACCCCGCCACCAACGGAATGACCAAACGCACCACCAAATAA
- a CDS encoding NUDIX hydrolase, translated as MKTPFGARARLGVLAAPVWRRLSGPAQWRLARLRQHTFLVYAGGVVQDEQGRILLLRHRLWPAYRAWGLPGGYVNAGERLEDGVAREVREETALEVEVTVPPLHVAGGFRHRVEAYYAARVVGGQLDLDAGEILEARWWPPDALPDAMSPRLRAVLASLDLSRG; from the coding sequence ATGAAGACCCCGTTCGGCGCGCGGGCCCGTCTCGGGGTCCTGGCCGCGCCGGTGTGGAGGCGGCTGAGCGGGCCGGCGCAGTGGCGGCTCGCGCGGCTCCGGCAGCACACGTTCCTGGTGTACGCGGGAGGGGTCGTCCAAGACGAGCAGGGCCGGATCCTCCTGCTCCGCCACCGGCTGTGGCCCGCGTACCGCGCCTGGGGCCTGCCCGGCGGATACGTCAACGCGGGCGAGCGGCTCGAAGACGGGGTCGCGCGCGAAGTCCGGGAGGAGACGGCCCTGGAGGTCGAGGTCACCGTGCCGCCGCTCCACGTCGCGGGCGGGTTCCGGCACCGGGTCGAGGCCTACTACGCGGCCCGTGTCGTAGGCGGGCAGCTCGACCTGGACGCGGGCGAGATCCTGGAGGCCCGCTGGTGGCCTCCCGACGCGCTCCCGGACGCGATGTCGCCCCGCCTCCGCGCCGTCCTCGCCTCCCTTGACCTCAGCCGCGGTTGA
- a CDS encoding PGPGW domain-containing protein, which yields MTTTAMDRAGTDAGAATESRRGAHVRLLRKVGVAVAGTALIVAGVAMLVLPGPGIVAILAGLGLLGTEFPTARRVSTSVNRHARAAWHRVRGGASRLGRKG from the coding sequence GTGACCACGACCGCCATGGACCGTGCCGGGACGGACGCCGGCGCGGCGACCGAGAGCCGCCGCGGCGCGCACGTCCGGCTGCTCCGCAAGGTCGGCGTCGCGGTCGCCGGCACCGCGCTGATCGTCGCGGGCGTCGCCATGCTCGTGCTGCCCGGCCCCGGCATCGTCGCGATCCTCGCCGGACTCGGCCTGCTCGGCACCGAGTTCCCGACGGCCCGGCGCGTCAGCACGAGCGTGAACCGTCACGCGCGGGCCGCGTGGCACCGCGTCCGGGGCGGGGCCTCCCGCCTCGGCCGGAAGGGCTGA
- a CDS encoding SGNH/GDSL hydrolase family protein, translating to MRLPRPYLVAFGAATFAAASLLGSGSASAAGPDYVALGDSYSSGTGAGNYDPNSGSCQRSANAYPNLWAASHATSSYKFVACSGATTTTVASGQLGALSSSTTLVSVTAGGNDAGFADVMQTCVLQSNASCQSRVTQAETYMKNTLPGQLDSLYGKIRAKSPSARVVVLGYPRLYVIVDWCAGLSNTKRTALNHAADTLDTVVSAAAGRAGFTWSDVRDEFSGHELCSGDDWLNAVTIPIGSSYHPTALGHRSGYLPALTGSASLALQKQT from the coding sequence ATGCGTCTGCCCCGCCCCTACCTGGTCGCCTTCGGTGCGGCGACCTTCGCCGCCGCCTCACTGCTCGGGTCCGGGTCCGCCTCGGCGGCCGGGCCCGACTACGTCGCCCTGGGCGACTCCTACTCGTCCGGCACGGGGGCCGGGAACTACGACCCGAACAGTGGATCGTGCCAGCGCAGCGCCAACGCCTACCCGAACCTGTGGGCGGCGTCGCACGCGACGTCGTCCTACAAGTTCGTCGCCTGCTCCGGCGCGACCACCACGACCGTCGCGAGCGGTCAGCTCGGCGCGCTCAGCTCCTCCACGACGCTCGTGAGCGTCACCGCCGGCGGCAACGACGCCGGGTTCGCCGACGTCATGCAGACCTGCGTGCTGCAGTCGAACGCCTCGTGCCAGAGCAGGGTGACGCAGGCCGAGACCTACATGAAGAACACGCTCCCCGGGCAGCTCGACTCGCTGTACGGAAAGATCCGCGCGAAGTCCCCGTCGGCGCGGGTGGTGGTCCTCGGGTACCCGCGCCTCTACGTCATCGTCGACTGGTGCGCCGGGCTGAGCAACACCAAGCGCACCGCGCTGAACCACGCCGCCGACACCCTCGACACCGTCGTCTCCGCCGCGGCGGGACGCGCCGGGTTCACCTGGTCGGACGTCCGGGACGAGTTCTCCGGGCACGAGCTGTGCTCCGGCGACGACTGGCTCAACGCGGTCACGATCCCGATCGGCTCGTCCTACCACCCGACCGCGCTGGGCCACCGCTCCGGCTACCTGCCGGCGCTGACGGGCTCGGCCAGCCTGGCCCTCCAGAAGCAGACCTGA